One segment of Candidatus Peregrinibacteria bacterium DNA contains the following:
- a CDS encoding type II toxin-antitoxin system HicB family antitoxin translates to MARNIIISKGEDGFFIANVPSLPGCFSQGKTYAAVLKNITEAIELYTKAIENN, encoded by the coding sequence ATGGCTCGCAATATAATTATTTCTAAAGGCGAAGATGGGTTTTTTATAGCGAATGTCCCGAGTTTACCAGGGTGTTTTTCACAAGGAAAAACCTACGCCGCAGTCCTCAAAAACATTACGGAGGCAATAGAACTCTATACTAAGGCTATTGAAAACAATTGA